In Mytilus galloprovincialis chromosome 1, xbMytGall1.hap1.1, whole genome shotgun sequence, the following are encoded in one genomic region:
- the LOC143074011 gene encoding uncharacterized protein LOC143074011 has product MSTRGSKLVSEIQERYLECSICTEIFDEHERIPKLLPCLHTFCLACLKTLYKKDRIKCPTCNGLYKLTKREFNDLPKDNTRRDLTSFIKVKSRPDNECSNCGNRVNELFCCYDCDICFCSKCCKVHKQNHSSHNVQGLKEETSDVCKIAGHDNSPLKYFCKGPLCETVICANCALSDHRDQAKHYLEDVKQTVDQRKDRLKTAVAALRRQINIVKVIEKTCKEKDISLRKEKEKFCTNVERIYNDAVQALNSKKEFIVKSYKKLVKGQEESILSTQEKTSPYIQNAEECCNITERLLSDSGIKSFLAVDKTLNNRIQEFVDKSFENVEFNDKAGLHSLHGDVTSLEQSVTDLKDSLKTTKSGCVYGYDFFKDILKKRFPSPEPMKILNTGTRAVMRVRGFIYETFFEEPEQETFLDRLKRTSKVFIPIMILIAMAMLPADLFISSNYFLVANSTFNTKPKSLFVCRSFDNKTVSTIPDSYSRTCGSKDTFFKYKGVFADREFISYKSHNMDLVVRFQEHFLADSDYEGLVLFEFGLTPKSVNTGYLFESSILTLTAYSCRNVYSVCISIDNGRNNPLSLDNIFIAEGNSNYMKGKFTIRIRPERGIISFISKTVETVLLYKFTNVLIESPLFGVFAMYEREKISVSMSLSTENSIQFDRSTLHPSLYISSDNQTFSNRPTSYTKLNERKVNRYVYAAPLLTASYKHIYTVVNIEFTHMDSLKHGTKMFEIGVGSNKNRKFYEDLKFECFVCRTTTYRIFDGTGYCLQSKDGLTIIKQNFRIIMHYHITKNKLSFYISNTEGGRSYYIYTYTNFDSVLPTFYIGKMDSQDITASWTKDVLLYESAWLLFSDWYYS; this is encoded by the exons ATGAGCACGAGAGGCAGTAAGTTGGTATCAGAAATACAAGAACGATATTTGGAATGCAGCATATGTACAGAGATATTTGACGAACACGAACGTATACCTAAACTTCTTCCTTGTCTTCATACATTTTGCTTGGCATGCCTCAAAACTCTGTACAAAAAAGATCGAATAAAATGTCCCACCTGCAACGGCTTATATAAGTTAACTAAACGAGAATTTAACGATCTTCCTAAAGACAATACCCGACGTGATCTGACGTCATTCATTAAAGTCAAAAGTAGGCCTGACAATGAGTGTTCAAATTGCGGAAACCGTGTAAAcgaattgttttgttgttatgACTGTGACATATgcttttgctctaaatgctgcaAGGTGCACAAACAAAACCATTCATCGCATAATGTGCAAGGATTGAAGGAAGAAACATCCGATGTTTGTAAAATTGCTGGACATGACAATAGTCctctgaaatatttttgtaagGGCCCTTTATGTGAAACAGTGATATGTGCTAATTGTGCCTTATCCGATCACAGAGATCAAGCGAAACACTACTTGGAAGATGTGAAACAAACTGTTGATCAACGCAAAGATCGATTAAAGACAGCTGTTGCAGCTTTGAGAAGACAAATAAACATCGTGAAAGTCATAGAGAAGACTTGTAAAGAAAAAGATATTTCCTTGCGCAAAGAAAAGGAGAAGTTCTGTACAAATGTAGAAAGAATCTATAATGACGCAgtacaagccttaaattccaaaAAAGAATTCATAGTCAAGAGTTACAAGAAATTGGTTAAAGGACAGGAAGAAAGTATTCTAAGCACACAAGAAAAAACTTCCCCATATATTCAGAACGCTGAGGAATGCTGTAACATAACCGAAAGATTACTCTCCGATAGCGGAATTAAATCGTTTTTAGCggttgacaaaactttgaataatcGTATCCAGGAATTTGTagataaatcttttgaaaatgtTGAATTTAATGACAAAGCAGGTTTACATTCTTTACATGGAGACGTTACGTCATTGGAGCAATCTGTTACAGACCTTAAAGACTCATTGAAAACTACAAAATCTG GTTGTGTATATGGTTATGATTTCTTTAAAGATATTCTAAAGAAGCGTTTTCCTAGTCCTGAACCAATGAAAATTTTGAACACAGGTACCAGAGCTGTGATGAGAGTAAGAGGTTTCATTTACGAAACATTCTTTGAGGAACCAGAGCAAGAAACGTTTCTTGACAGGCTGAAGCGAACATCCAAAGTGTTTATCCCAATAATGATTTTGATTGCAATGGCAATGCTTCCAGCAGACTTGTTTATTTCAAGTAATTATT tTTTAGTTGCAAATTCCACATTTAATACTAAACCGAAAAGCTTATTTGTATGTAGATCATTTGACAACAAAACAGTTTCAACTATTCCTGATAGTTATAGCCGAACATGTGGCTCGAAagatacttttttcaaatataaaggtGTCTTCGCGGACAGAgaatttataagttacaaatcGCATAATATGGACTTGGTTGTGAGATTTCAAGAACATTTCTTAGCAGATAGTGATTATGAAGGACTTGTTCTATTTGAATTTGGTTTGACACCTAAAAGTGTTAACACGGGTTACCTTTTTGAGAGTAGCATATTAACTCTTACTGCGTACAGCTGTAGAAATGTGTATAGTGTTTGTATAAGCATTGACAATGGTAGAAATAACCCACTATCATTAGACAATATTTTTATTGCCGAAGGAAATTCTAATTATATGAAAGGGAAATTCACTATTCGAATTCGACCAGAAAGGGGAATTATATCGTTTATTTCTAAAACAGTTGAGACTGTCCTGTTGTACAAATTCACAAATGTTTTAATAGAATCTCCATTGTTTGGAGTGTTTGCCATGTATGAACGAGAAAAAATATCTGTCTCAATGTCTTTGTCTACTGAAAATAGTATTCAATTTGATAGATCTACTCTGCATCCAAGTTTATACATTTCATCTGATAACCAAACATTTTCAAACCGACCAACGTCTTATACTAAACTAAACGAAAGGAAAGTCAACAGATATGTTTACGCCGCTCCATTATTAACTGCCTCATATAAACACATATATACTGTTGTGAACATCGAGTTTACCCATATGGACAGTTTGAAACATGgaacaaaaatgtttgaaatcGGAGTTGGGAGTAACAAAAACAGGAAGTTCTATgaagatttgaaatttgaatgcTTCGTATGTAGAACAACAACATATCGGATATTTGACGGTACTGGATATTGTTTACAAAGCAAAGACGGACTAActataattaaacaaaattttagaaTTATCATGCATTACCACATTACGAAAAATAAGTTAAGCTTCTATATTTCGAATACTGAAGGAGGACGCAGTTATTATATCTACACCTATACGAATTTTGATTCGGTGCTTCCAACGTTTTATATTGGCAAAATGGATTCACAAGACATAACAGCATCGTGGACAAAAGATGTTCTTCTATATGAATCAGCATGGTTATTATTTTCAGACTGGTATTATTCATAA